The Zygotorulaspora mrakii chromosome 6, complete sequence genome includes the window ACTTTAGTTAATAGCCTCAGAGAGAACAAATACGAGGCACCTAGGAAACGCGGCAACAATTTGGAAGCATCGAATACTTCTCTAAAAAAGCGGAGTCGATATTTCTCGATCATTTGCCTCATAATGTACTTTGTTTCCATAGGAACGCTCTGCATATATGAATGGCTAATATTTCGCATAGAGAACTCTTTGTTCAATTCACACATGATGGAAATACTAGACACTATCACCGCTGAAGAGACTAGAGGCATCACTTTGCAACAATGGGTACGAAAACAGACTAACAAATTATGCTACACTCTTACCAACCCGTTGTTATACAGAGTTGCCAATAGCATTGGCAGCGGGCTAAATGAGTCCGACAGTCGATGGAAATACCTCAGTTATTACATATTATGGACACTTTCAAACGGCAAGTATCTCTGGATCCTTCTATTTTATACGATAAATCACTGGCAAATTACTAGTTCATTAGTGAGTCATCAGGTCTCATCGGCTCAAGGAAACTTCCGACGTGAAGTAACTAGTCCGCTTACCGACAGTCGATTGTCACTCATGAAAAGTACATTGGAAATATGTTCTGATTTCACGTTTGACGTCGATAAAACAATTGATGACACACTAAAAGTACATTTCATAGCCTCATTGGACCAACAAGTAGATGTAATAAACTCTCAGATGACTGAACTTTCCCATGACCCAACGATTGCAGCTTTAAGCCAATGGCAAAATTTGAGCTATTCCAGCCCTCATGACTTTGAAGTCAATGGCAACGAGTTCAGTTACAGTGTAATGACGCAAGCTCTCAACTCCgattcttcaaaatttgtgGCGACTCATTTATCAAAACGGAAtacttcaaattttaattCTTCTATCTCGGAGACAGCTTGGAATAAAGTCTACAAATGGGCAGTTCTATTGCTGATAATTCTGTTAGTATTACATTTCATCATTGGCCTGGTATTTTCTGTTACAATCTAAAATCACCAAAAACGGCTATAGTTTCGATTTTATAACCTAAAAAatgaactgaaaaatttcaccTTTAATTAACCAATCATAGGTGGTGCGTGGGTATTAAGCATTTGCGAGCGTTCAGTATTGTTCACCTTTCTGCCtatattcaattcttcaGTGATATTACAGGTATCAATAGCACCTATCaatattcattttgaaCTGAACTTGTTAAaaaacatcttcaaaaagcaGGTTTTGTTTCTGAAACAGAGGCTCAACAAAATTTACATCGCTGTAACAAAACCGTCATACCAAGGCACTAAAAGCGAAATTTTGGTTTAAATATTAAGCAGTTTGGGTCATTACGATCAAGAGGGATGGCGCATCGTAAATTGCAGCAAGAGATTGATAGGGtgttcaaaaagatcaacGAGGGTTTGGAGATTTTTGACACATATTATGAAAGGCATGAGAACTGTACGAATAATCCATCTCAGAAGGATAAACTGGAGTCCGATCTGAAAAGAGAGGTAAAAAAGTTGCAAAGACTGAGGGAGCAAATCAAATCATGGCAAAGTTCACCTGATATCAAGGATAAGGATTCTCTGCTGGATTTTAGGAGATCCGTTGAAATAGCGATGGAGAAATACAAAGCTGTGGAAAAagcatcaaaagaaaaagcataCTCCAACATAAGTCTAAAAAAATCGGATAATATGGATCCGCaggaaaaggaaagaagaGATGTCTCGGAGTACCTATCAAATACCATTGATGAACTAGAGCGACAATACGAGGGCCTACAAGTCGAAATTGACAAGCTGATAATTctgaacaagaaaaagaaaacagcCTCACAAGctaatgaagaaaaaaaggatcaattgaaaaatctacaAATGAGATACAGGTGGCATCAACAACAGATGGAGCTAGCATTAAGACTTTTGGCCAATGAGGAGCTGAATCCTGATCATGTTAAGGAAATTCAAGAGGATATAAACTACTATGTAGAATCAAATCAGGAACCTGATTTTGTGGAGGATGAAACCATTTATGATACACTGGATTTACAATCAAATGAAGCAATAGCGCATGAGGTAGCCCAGTATTTTGCATCCCAACAAGCTGAAGATAACAACGGTGATGATGACTCCGCCTCAAAAGATGCCTCTAAAACTTCCAAGAAAGAACTGAGGAGATTGGAAAGGGAAGCAAAAAAGGCTGCAAAAGCCGCTTCAAAAGGATCCGAATCAGACTCCTTTGTAATACCAAATTCTTATAGCGCGTCAATAAGCGCCAAAGAGCCCGAGACCCTAGAACTTTTGCAAAGTCAATCTCCTTCTCCTTCGCCTGGACCGCAGACTGCAGACTCGTCAAAAACAGGTTCTACCCCAAGTACTGTGCCAAACACTGCAAAAAGTCCGAATGGTTCTAGTTTGACATCATTAAAGCATGGGTTATCAGCGACATCCCACTCCACAACAAACGAGCTGCTCGCAGGACATACACATATACATCAAACTTTGAATGGCATAACGACTACAAGTACGTTAAAGCCTGCTACAGTACCTGCAAGACCAGCTGGTGAAATAAAATGGGCAGTAGCTGCATCTCAAGGGATTGAGAAGgacaagaaaatgataaatgcAAGTTCAAATACCAATACATCAGCTCCGGCAACTTCTGGTACCAACAGTGCAGCAGGCTTATCCAATGTCAGCACTAGATCTAATAGTGCAACGAATACACCTCGCTTATCTACTCCTTCCCTGGAAACAACGTCTTTGGCAGAGCATTTGGAGAAATCCAGTGGGCTCACCAATCCTAACGCATCTACGTCCTTGACAGCTGCTGCAGTAT containing:
- the PRM2 gene encoding pheromone-regulated protein PRM2 (similar to Saccharomyces cerevisiae PRM2 (YIL037C); ancestral locus Anc_7.213), with the translated sequence MKLFPSLSLPQRLVICIFNPIIVFIFASLLLTIWSDYVMIDLTVTKIEGGGVDSVSASSTALVTTTATVTTTTTTTAVSTASQSSFATYYFDRDALEHVAQEYIEMRIKWVNATLSASYSSQLSQWQHSLDMWNVSLIKAINDKREIYQNLLAYNQSIFNALYEKSKQINETWSLFSQTALSLEDTQQVFNNLSVNYWFATSIFSNVSQQLQVLNSFDCNSKIPVIGFMPIDLNFDKSKQLDTSVTSFTNTLVNSLRENKYEAPRKRGNNLEASNTSLKKRSRYFSIICLIMYFVSIGTLCIYEWLIFRIENSLFNSHMMEILDTITAEETRGITLQQWVRKQTNKLCYTLTNPLLYRVANSIGSGLNESDSRWKYLSYYILWTLSNGKYLWILLFYTINHWQITSSLVSHQVSSAQGNFRREVTSPLTDSRLSLMKSTLEICSDFTFDVDKTIDDTLKVHFIASLDQQVDVINSQMTELSHDPTIAALSQWQNLSYSSPHDFEVNGNEFSYSVMTQALNSDSSKFVATHLSKRNTSNFNSSISETAWNKVYKWAVLLLIILLVLHFIIGLVFSVTI
- the NOT3 gene encoding CCR4-NOT core subunit NOT3 (similar to Saccharomyces cerevisiae NOT3 (YIL038C); ancestral locus Anc_7.214), whose protein sequence is MAHRKLQQEIDRVFKKINEGLEIFDTYYERHENCTNNPSQKDKLESDLKREVKKLQRLREQIKSWQSSPDIKDKDSLLDFRRSVEIAMEKYKAVEKASKEKAYSNISLKKSDNMDPQEKERRDVSEYLSNTIDELERQYEGLQVEIDKLIILNKKKKTASQANEEKKDQLKNLQMRYRWHQQQMELALRLLANEELNPDHVKEIQEDINYYVESNQEPDFVEDETIYDTLDLQSNEAIAHEVAQYFASQQAEDNNGDDDSASKDASKTSKKELRRLEREAKKAAKAASKGSESDSFVIPNSYSASISAKEPETLELLQSQSPSPSPGPQTADSSKTGSTPSTVPNTAKSPNGSSLTSLKHGLSATSHSTTNELLAGHTHIHQTLNGITTTSTLKPATVPARPAGEIKWAVAASQGIEKDKKMINASSNTNTSAPATSGTNSAAGLSNVSTRSNSATNTPRLSTPSLETTSLAEHLEKSSGLTNPNASTSLTAAAVLAAGAAAVNMNNKAIHKNASPYRPPETLHNRDEHYSLNTTPSLQKRVEDEPELIDDYESEWTDDELEEEPVPEQLTELESETRKLATEQFRKESIKDYEMLLLPGGIQEFIMGVELFNRGLEPLDGKLGGYRRSHDACTIPRFGGVPLGVNPPAPLDAFRSTQQWDVTRCSLRSVVRSSDLTEAEKYQAILERFRSLEMFTLFYNYYFAVTPLEQHIASIILAERHWKVSKTSTLWFLRQGDAKFTNGICEVADYKVFKLDDWTVADKLNFKLDYAFLKEPPVIPTVEKESMVETDGSDVLSHGQQLLQQLKQGKVGTSA